In Desulfosalsimonas propionicica, one DNA window encodes the following:
- a CDS encoding class I SAM-dependent methyltransferase has protein sequence MEIDPALVRQTKGFLDPEEGRRLYELALEAAPKGPCLEIGSYCGKSSLYLGAGCRQNNGILFSVDHHRGSEEQQPGEGYFDPETWDPRFGRIDTLPLFRTTLARAGLEQTVVPLACASPVAARMWATPLCLVFIDGGHSHEAAFADYNAWATHVTAGGFLVIHDIFKNPEEGGQAPHHIYQLALASGLFEALPMTKTLGVLRRLS, from the coding sequence ATGGAAATTGATCCCGCGCTTGTCCGGCAGACCAAGGGTTTTCTGGACCCGGAAGAGGGCCGGCGGCTTTATGAACTGGCCCTGGAGGCCGCACCCAAGGGCCCTTGCCTTGAAATCGGCAGCTATTGCGGAAAATCCAGCCTTTATCTGGGGGCGGGCTGCCGGCAAAACAACGGTATCCTGTTTTCCGTGGATCATCATCGCGGCTCAGAGGAACAGCAGCCCGGGGAGGGCTATTTTGACCCGGAAACCTGGGATCCCCGATTCGGCCGCATCGACACCCTACCGCTGTTTCGTACTACACTGGCGCGCGCCGGGCTTGAGCAGACAGTGGTGCCCCTGGCATGTGCGTCCCCGGTTGCCGCCCGCATGTGGGCCACGCCGCTTTGCCTGGTTTTCATCGACGGCGGGCACAGCCATGAGGCGGCATTTGCCGACTACAATGCCTGGGCCACTCATGTGACGGCCGGCGGTTTTCTGGTCATCCATGATATTTTCAAAAACCCGGAAGAAGGCGGTCAGGCCCCGCATCACATCTATCAACTGGCCCTGGCCTCCGGCTTGTTTGAGGCTCTGCCCATGACAAAGACCCTCGGAGTGCTCAGGCGGCT